One genomic region from Tigriopus californicus strain San Diego chromosome 4, Tcal_SD_v2.1, whole genome shotgun sequence encodes:
- the LOC131879726 gene encoding large ribosomal subunit protein eL15-like: protein MGAYKYMSELYRKKQSDVLRYLLRVRCWQYRQLTKVHRAPRSTRPDKARRLGYKNKQGYVIYRIAMRRGGRKRPVAKGCPYGKPKSSGAVKQQKPERNLQSIAEERVGRRLKGLRVLSSYWVGQDSTYKYFEVIMIDPAHKAIRRDAKINWIIRPVMKHRELRGLTAAGKRSRGLGHGRKFNQTKGGSRRACWLRRNSYKMHRKR, encoded by the exons ATGGGAGCCTACAAGTATATGTCGGAGCTTTATCGCAAGAAGCAAAGCGATGTGCTTCGCTACCTGCTCCGCGTCCGGTGTTGGCAATATCGCCAATTGACGAAAGTTCACCGAGCTCCCCGCTCCACTCGTCCCGACAAGGCCAGACGTCTGGGATACAAGAACAAGCAAG GCTATGTGATCTACCGCATTGCCATGCGTCGGGGTGGACGTAAACGTCCCGTGGCTAAGGGTTGCCCTTACGGTAAACCCAAGAGCTCCGGTGCCGTCAAGCAACAAAAGCCAGAGAGGAACCTGCAATCCATTGCAGAG GAGCGCGTGGGCCGAAGACTTAAGGGTCTGAGAGTGCTCAGCTCTTACTGGGTGGGTCAGGATTCGACCTACAAGTATTTCGAGGTTATCATGATTGATCCCGCCCACAAGGCCATTCGTCGGGATGCCAAGATCAACTGGATCATCCGACCCGTGATGAAGCACAGAGAGCTGAGAGGTCTAACTGCCGCTGGCAAACGGTCCCGAGGCTTGGGTCACGGCCGCAAGTTCAACCAAACCAAGGGTGGTTCTCGTCGGGCTTGTTGGTTGCGCCGCAACTCTTACAAGATGCACCGCAAACGTTAA
- the LOC131879258 gene encoding hydroxymethylglutaryl-CoA synthase 1-like gives MSSMVNGSHDWPQNVGIINMEIYFPSAFVEQSELESYDGVSAGKYTIGLGQTRMGFCSDNEDVNSLSLTAVSRLVKKSGISYGDVGRLEVGTETIVDKSKSVKSVLMKLFEDSGNSDVEGVDNTNACYGGTAALFNCVSWIESSYWDGRYAIAVCADIAVYAKGSARPTGGAGAVAMLIGKDAALILDRGLRATHVQHVYDFYKPDMSSEYPLVDGPLSIQCYLAALDKCYQLFCQKALKKKNMSCDLSTFDAVLFHTPFCKLVQKSMARLALNDFVKTSKDERLAKFPGMDKFLEVELEKSYFDKEVEKAFMTFSKDLFEAKTKPSLNVATNVGNMYTPSLYGGLVSYLCSISPEELAGKRVGLFSYGSGLVSSFFSLRISSDIAPMSPLSMLKRSLNDVQSRLESRTKIPPADFEAIMQLRESVHHKSPYVPVAKPDDLFPGTWFLGSVDEKHRRHYDLAKPIQNGHA, from the coding sequence ATGTCTTCCATGGTAAATGGTTCTCACGATTGGCCCCAAAATGTGGGGATCATTAACATGGAAATCTACTTCCCCTCCGCTTTTGTGGAACAATCTGAATTGGAAAGCTACGACGGCGTTTCTGCTGGAAAGTACACCATTGGTTTGGGTCAGACCCGAATGGGTTTTTGCTCAGATAATGAGGATGTCAACTCCTTATCTCTAACGGCAGTGAGTCGCCTAGTGAAAAAATCGGGTATCTCCTATGGAGACGTTGGTCGGCTGGAAGTTGGAACGGAGACCATCGTGGACAAGTCCAAGAGCGTCAAGTCGGTCCTCATGAAGCTCTTCGAAGATTCTGGTAACTCGGACGTAGAAGGCGTGGACAACACCAATGCTTGTTATGGAGGAACTGCCGCCTTGTTCAATTGTGTCTCGTGGATCGAATCCTCATATTGGGATGGTCGTTATGCCATTGCGGTCTGTGCGGATATTGCTGTGTACGCCAAGGGCTCAGCCCGACCAACGGGTGGTGCGGGTGCTGTGGCCATGCTTATAGGCAAGGATGCAGCCCTGATCTTGGATCGAGGTCTTCGAGCAACTCATGTTCAACATGTGTACGACTTCTACAAGCCGGACATGTCCTCGGAGTATCCATTGGTGGATGGGCCTCTTTCTATTCAATGCTACCTCGCCGCACTGGACAAGTGCTACCAATTGTTCTGCCAAAAggctttgaagaagaagaacatgtCCTGTGATTTGAGCACCTTCGACGCAGTCCTGTTTCACACGCCCTTCTGCAAGCTGGTGCAGAAGTCCATGGCTCGCTTAGCACTCAATGACTTTGTGAAAACATCCAAAGACGAACGATTGGCCAAGTTCCCCGGCATGGACAAGTTCTTGGAGGTTGAACTCGAAAAGTCTTATTTCGACAAGGAAGTTGAAAAGGCCTTCATGACTTTCAGCAAGGATCTGTTTGAGGCCAAGACCAAACCTAGCCTAAATGTGGCCACCAACGTGGGAAACATGTACACGCCTTCCTTGTATGGCGGCTTAGTCTCTTATCTCTGTTCTATCTCTCCTGAGGAATTGGCAGGCAAGCGGGTAGGGCTCTTTTCGTATGGATCCGGCTTGGTGTCCTCCTTCTTTTCCCTCAGAATCTCATCTGATATCGCTCCAATGTCCCCGTTGTCCATGTTGAAACGCTCCTTGAACGATGTCCAATCAAGACTCGAATCTCGAACCAAGATTCCGCCAGCGGACTTTGAGGCCATCATGCAATTGCGGGAGTCCGTCCATCATAAATCTCCTTACGTACCCGTGGCCAAACCTGATGATTTGTTCCCCGGAACCTGGTTCTTGGGCAGTGTTGATGAAAAGCATCGTCGTCATTACGACCTTGCAAAGCCGATTCAAAACGGACATGCTTAG